The Glandiceps talaboti chromosome 1, keGlaTala1.1, whole genome shotgun sequence genome has a segment encoding these proteins:
- the LOC144442578 gene encoding growth hormone secretagogue receptor type 1-like — protein sequence MASFLVRDTNSTMGETGNESLSLIGEEYQKLTIAQDESRGPLTFLWLMILFVGVCSNVGFLYVRSIVPYMQTVTNCYLMNLGLADITFLTITVPLETCNLFMGVGVRHPTLYCALSTGVTHLSNYTSMLTLALITIERYFAICLPFMAERMSTKRRAIRVITIAWIVSFVFAFVFTLSCVTIGANDMVAVALILQTLPFFMSMTTISILNVLIVRQLSGGQNAISAQESEARAQRFQVVKLLIVTELVFFACVFPYYLVDFIFGIQHLSKACLPASTCISLTQLYYLLVSMKTLMYVNSAINPIIYNVMSSRYRQAFLFAFKCTKIGSGENSMYGTSTHF from the coding sequence ATGGCTAGCTTTCTAGTGAGGGATACCAACTCCACAATGGGAGAAACTGGAAACGAATCACTATCACTAATTGGGGAAGAATATCAAAAACTGACTATTGCTCAAGATGAATCACGCGGACCACTGACTTTCCTGTGGCTTATGATATTATTCGTTGGAGTTTGCAGTAACGTTGGATTCTTGTACGTCAGGTCTATAGTACCTTATATGCAGACAGTGACAAACTGTTATCTAATGAATCTTGGCTTGGCTGATATAACATTTTTAACCATTACAGTTCCATTGGAAACATGCAATTTATTTATGGGTGTGGGAGTACGTCATCCTACATTATATTGCGCATTGTCCACGGGAGTAACTCATCTATCGAATTACACTTCTATGCTGACACTAGCACTCATAACGATAGAGAGGTATTTTGCCATATGTCTCCCATTCATGGCTGAAAGAATGAGTACCAAGAGAAGGGCGATTAGAGTCATAACTATAGCTTGGATCGTATCTTTCGTCTTTGCATTTGTATTTACACTTTCTTGTGTAACGATTGGAGCGAATGACATGGTTGCAGTAGCATTAATACTACAGACATTACCATTTTTTATGTCGATGAcgacaatttcaattttgaacgtCCTTATTGTTAGACAACTATCTGGAGGTCAGAATGCTATTTCGGCTCAAGAATCAGAAGCACGGGCGCAACGGTTCCAGGTCGTCAAACTACTCATCGTCACGGAATTGGTGTTCTTCGCGTGCGTGTTTCCGTATTACCTTGTGGACTTTATATTTGGAATCCAACACCTGTCGAAAGCGTGCTTACCCGCTTCGACGTGTATATCATTGACTCAGTTGTATTATTTACTAGTATCAATGAAAACACTGATGTACGTCAATTCGGCAATTAACCCTATCATTTACAATGTGATGAGCTCACGCTATCGTCAAGCATTTCTCTTTGCTTTCAAGTGTACGAAGATCGGTTCAGGGGAGAACTCAATGTACGGTACCTCCACACATTTTTAA